The Alosa sapidissima isolate fAloSap1 chromosome 8, fAloSap1.pri, whole genome shotgun sequence genome segment aataaagttatTGAATCCATGAATCCTTAAAGTATTTAAGGAATTGTTACAAATAATTTTAATATAGCTGTTTTGACTTATGATTATCCTCCTTTGGGTAAAACTGCTATGCATGTGTGATATTATCATGGTTAACCATTATCTTTGGTAACTAATTTCATCAGCATAAGATACACAAGTAAGCAGAAGAACCAGTTagatacaaaattgttgaatcTTGTCTGAGTATTCCATTATGCATTCATTTTGTGTACTACTTGAACCATTTTTATTGGAATTGAAGTATATATAGTCATGTACTACAACAAACCACCTTTCAATCCAAATCTTTGACATACCTGTCTCTTTCCATGTGTGTCTGGGTTTGCATAATAAGAGTTTcattccaaaacgctatatccaccATTTCAATCAGTTTTTTACATTCTGTCTTTCACTTAATTTCAGTAGATTGGGTAATTgagtattgttatttgatttatctttactcaatcaaaacaacaaaacagcaaTTGGATTgctattacctgaaatacacaattaaataacatggctttttaatgtttttaaaaatggagatatagcgttttggaaccaaactctatGTGCAACTGCGGTTGTGCGCTTTCATGTGTGGCCGTGGGTTGGTGTGCATGTTCTATTCTTGCATTCTCTTTAGTCGGTCCATTGAAGGTCAATTAGCAACACCCTACCATAACACTGATTGCTTTCAAATGTTAAAGATTTCTGTTCAGATGTTTTTAATGTGACTCAcagcttttttttgtttcttacaAGGTCGATTTGTCACGGTGCATCACAAACAAGGCCTGAAGAGCCCAGATAGTGCTGTGGGTTATCTGACTCAACACACATGAGGTTATGGGAAATCAGCAACCCTTTCAAGAGTGAACATTTGGAAGGACTTCACAGCAGAGATCCCAAACCTGTTGACTATTGGCAGATAGTAAAACGCTTGACTTGTCACTTCAATGTCTTTccttgaagatttttttttttttaaccagccATGGAGGGACAGACAGGTTGCTATTGACATGTAAATAGGCGTTAGGTAAAGGAAGGTTTTGACATGTGAATGACGTTAGGTAAAGGAAGGTTTTAAGTGAAACTCCCTGTGTCAAATAGCTGGAACATGGAAGGAAGGAGTGCAGTGTGTGCATACCTTTCTAGTGTTAGCTGCCAGAGACATGTCCATGGGAGTGGGAGCTGGAATTTGGTTATTCTTTTCACACGCCCTAAGGGAATCTTTCCGTGTGATATGTGATGAACACATTACGGTACATCAAAGGCATTCCTGCTGGCATCTGAAGTATTTGTGTGGTTATGCATAATTGATGCCACACTGCATTTTATTTGCTCTGACTGCTCTGTGCGTAACTTGTTGGCAGCATCGTGTGAACGCTCAACTCTCCGGCCACACATGCAGTTAGTTCACACATAAGCATCGTTTAAGTTATGAGGGATGTTTTGATCTAAACGTGGCACAAGATGATTTGTCAAAAATTTGCATTTATATGGaacatttttgtgtttgtgtttgtgtttgtgtttatattgaagatagagagagaagagtctaATGGTGTTGCTATCCCCTCTCCCTTTAAAATGTTCCATTACTTTGAACTGAATGTTTAAGACCAGCATGTGGATCATCTCTGCTGAACTTAACTCATTTTTCTCCTAATCTGTTACCATTtagattgatttttttttaaacatcttaggtgtttccTAAAGCTATAATGATTGTCATGAACTTATGACATGCATGGTATGAATAACTCCAATACTTCAATCAAAATGTTTTTAACCCACAAGGCATATTTGATGAAGTAGACCCTCTTCCTTACTGTGAAatagtaaataaataagaatagtAAAATAAAATCTGCGTTGGCAAACTCCACTGCTGCAGTTTCTGATCAGATTTTATGAAAAATGACAGCAATGCCCCCATCAGCTGGTCTTCCAGAGGATTTTGGGATTGCTCATGGTGTTATTATGAGGCTTATCTGGACTTACGGCTGGTGTGGAGATCTCTGCCAAGCTACATTGATCTGTTGTGTATTTGGTAGGTAAATGCCATTGGTGTGTCCATGTGCATTGGACATTTTGTACAAAAGGACATTTTaggacatgagttcatagttaGCATGTCAAATCAAAATAAGACACTGTTTTATACATAGATATTTCCCTATGTGATCTCTCAATCCTATTGGTCATCAGCCTAATCTATTTCAAAATCTCTTTAATCATGGTTTGCAGGCATCTGTTTGGGCTGTTTTCCACCTTCAACAATTCTAGGCTCTTGCGTTCCATTTCTAGTTGGCAAACCTGAATGATAAGTAAAGCCACTGTATAAATAAATGCTGTACTACATACTGCCATATATATCGTCTTGAGACGCCATTGTGTGCCCATTCAGAGTAGACCGCCAATTGCTGTGGCAACTTTGAACAATTTAAATAAATGCTAAAATGGGCCCCATCTATTGGAATTTTAAGGCACTGATTCCTTGATGATTTCAGTGGAGccatagcctggctaacgtcatctcattgagatggggtcattttctcgtatttgaaacgtggtttacgaatgcccagagccgtttattgggcgctaggaatgtctatcaaatgcgtctgtacgtagctcataatggcataatgtgattggttccttcgttgaggtgaaaacgaagtccatagaatccaggctggctagcagcgtgaataaaatcgcgtgtaaggcagcatgggaaaacccaggctagtggACACATTCATTCATGTAAATATCTTAAGTTCTTTGTTTTATCTAACTGGCTAAGTGCATCCAGACTGCACCCTCTCAAGACTTTGGATTTCAGTATCAAACATACCTTCTTGACTACACTTAACAGAGTGTTCATAGTTCAAATGGCCTATTTTTTAACCACAGGCTACAGGGCTGTCATAATTTGTTTTGTAAGGCTAATCTTTATTGTTCTCTTAAAATGAAATGTTCCtggtgtttaaaatgtcatggcTGTCCTTAGTCCTGGCTTAaaattaatctctctctctctccctctctctctctctcttgttcctcTCACAAACAGGATTGCCTTCAAATGTAGGTGCCGCGTCAAGTCTTAAACTACTACCCATTTTCCCCAAAAAATTGATTATAAACACTGCTTATTTTATCCTCAGTGGGGCCATAGACTGCCTTAAGTTATCGTGGCGACAAAAGCACACTTTACCGGATATATGGCTTTCTAGGACTAATCTCTCCACACAAGGCACAGCAAACTTGCCTACTTTTTATCCCAAGCTGATTGAAATGAGTCAAGGTTAATGGGTTTACATTCTGATCCCCACGAGCAGCAACAAAATGCATCAGTTCCCCTAGTTATTTCAAAGAGTTAGCATTTTTCCACAAGTGTCCGTGTTCCAGCACTTTGGTGACATTGATGAACCATCTGTTCCCTCTGTGTCACCTCCGGCAGCCCCAGTGATGGGCAAGGCTGCGAGCCCTTTGACACCCAGTGCTCTGTGATAGATGCTGACTCAGCGATCGCCACCTGATAATTATGCTCTGGCAACTACAGGCACATCTGCGCACTCTTTGTAGGTTACAGGAGAGCACAACACCTCTGGATTGAATACAAACTCTCTTTTCTCTGCTTTCAGAATACATTGCTATTTTGTTTAAATTTGTATGCTAAAAACAAGTAAAGTAGGTGCATATGTGGTGAGTGTAAATTACACTTTCCACATTCAAATCCCATTTAAAAACATACCTCTTCTCACAAACCTACAACCTCCCCTACCCACAACCATAACCATCCCCACCCTTGCCCTCTCACCTCCTCATACCCCGTCACCCCCTGCCCCTACCCCGCAACTCGACCCCCATTGTGACTGTTATTGCTCATGTCTTGTCCTGGATGTCTGTACTATTATTATTCATTCCTCATTCCACTATTGCTTTTGTCTTTGATGCTTGTACCATTATGATTAACTTTTTTATTCATCAATTCATTGCTgctcttgtgtttgtgtgtgtgtgtgtgtgtgtgtgtgtgtttgtgtgtgtgtgtgtgcgtgtgtgtgtgtatgtggtactGTTGTCCTTCTTTGTTTCCCCATTCTGTAAGCGACTGAGGGtctttgaaaagtgctatacaaataaaatgaattattattattattattattattattattattattattattattattattatacaaagCCTATATTCTGTGTACTAGTTTATGCACATACCATCATGCTATCAAATTATTTTGTATGAATAAAAATGGAAAGAAATCCCTCTGCTGGCAGAATTGTGTTGTTTGTGGTATATCTGCATGGATGGATTATTACATCAGGCGCTTCTGGGCCCAAGAGCCCCCCGTCCCACCCACCTCCAACTGACAATTCTATCAGGGAGCTTAGACTCTCTTGCAGTGCCACTGAAGCACACACTGTGTAGATATTCAAAGACCTTACACATGGTGCAAAACATACATTTAGTATGTTTATAATGTTTCTGGTTGAGGACCAATTTATCCTTTTGTAAATTGCTAGAAGCCTTTTAGGGTCAGCCTTGTAGTCAGTGGAGCTAACTAAATGTATGTTGGTTTTCAGGGACCCTGACCCCCTGTCATCTGTGGCCCTCTGGGCCAATGGCCGGGAGGCCCCGTGTATAATCTAGGCTTGACATGGCTGTCATGTGGATGAAGGCATGTGGCAGCAAACAATGTCAAAGACAATCTCTGACAGCTAGTCAGGCTTACATATAGCCCCGCTAGTCAGGCTTACAAAGAGCCCCTTTGgatattgtttttgtatttgacaTCATTTAAAACATTTGTTTAAACAGTTTGTGTTTCAGCTGTTCTCTCTTGCATTATTTTTCTCTGCTTATTATTTGTTTGAAAGAATTTAATTGACAGGCTGTTGTGATTGTTGGAACAGTAATCATTTGTAGTTGCGTGGTGCCTCTCTCAGCCCCTAAGGACACTAGAGAGTTAAgaggctgaaaaaaaaaaatcatgtttgTCATGCCACGTTGGGGCCACACAGCACTGGCTCCATGTGTCTTTTGCTCTCTGCAGAACACTTATGTGATTCGCTTGTGCTGAACCATTTAATGGCATATCTGGTCAATGTGTTTACTGTGGTTTCCAGACTGTTTGCCATTGTCACTTCACATGATGATAATTAGTCTTTGAATCTACTTGATAACTTGAGAGCCCTTTGGCTAGTCATGCATGACCCTTGGATTGCAGCGCTGCTGCTTGGAGAGGCTTATTTGAGTGGAAAAGCAGTCGTATGTTAGCACTTCAAATAATCGGCCTTTGCTTTCTGCATGGGGAGGCAAATATGACATGCCGCTTGCCAAGTGAGGCTGATGTCTGTAGAATGGAGGGACTGCCACTGCCTGCCATTAACAGCAGTGACTCAGGCTACTTTAATGAAAGCTCTATAATGGATTTACGCTTTTACCTGGTCAAAAGATTGGGTAATAGATCATTGATATTgcatatgtatttatatattattGGAGATAAGTAACAATATGAGAAATATACCAACATGCCCACACACTCCATTCACATTCTTGGTAATCCCACAATTCCACTGTGTCAACTTGCAGATATATATTCAGATATATTTAATATTTCAGTTTATTGAAATAATATACTTAAATTACTTAAATTGTACAAATTATTTACTTTGTATATTCATCCATTAGACCTAAGATTAAATGGTGTTTTGTGCTGCCTTAATAAATCCCTGAAACAGGGCCTGATTGCGCAGATGGGGTGTCTATGATTGAAGTTATTTTTACTCCATTTTTCCCCCACTGTGATTGAGAGATAAAAATGCTTTAAACAAGAACCACACAAATTGAATAGCTCTGCATTTGCGGCAAGAGGGCTGCAGGTCCACAGACATGGCCCAAGCAATTGTATGTGACCGAGGACTTTCAGTGGGTTGACCTTGCCGTTGCCATGAAATGATAATCAAGGAGACTCTGAGCATGTTTGTGTACCATAATCATAACCGGatatattggtgtgtgtgggcattgGGCATTGGTGTGATATGTATGTGGAGGGGGGTTTCGAAGGTTTTAGCCTCTGGGCCTTTGCATGAATAACATCAAACTCATCTAAAACAATTGGCAAAACCTTAACATGTCAAAAGGCTTGCAGTATGGAGAATGACGGTCTATTTCTGTCATAGAGAGTGtccatttatttttcttctttgatTTCAACTATGATCATTCACACCACATTTCCTCGCTGTCATTGTGACATTTCCCATGGTTAATTGGTTGCAATGAGATACTCTGGGGATTTGAGGCAATCCGGGGTATAATCCCTTGGCATTCTGTGAGATAAATCCAGGATTTCCGACAAGATCTTGACTTAATTTGCACTGATAATCTGCCCAGGGTAATTCTAGCCATCAGATATGCCAACAGCCGTTGTCATGTGCAGCACTACTCCAGTGGAGGTCGAGTTAATGGAACATATAGCACAATTATCTCCATTAAAGAGAAGAATTTGAGCAAGCTTTCTGAGGACATCTGCAATTATCGCaccacttgacacacacacacacaaactggacAGAAGAGTGTTTATATCTTTAGATGCGGCTAAATATTCCCAAATGAAGCCAATCCTTTCCGGACAAATCTTTTAGTATGCAGCAAGGGTGCTGTAAATAAAATCAATTTTAGTCTTCTGCAGATCCCTGTCAGGTGCCTATGGCATAAAATGCAAATATCTCCGCACTGTACCATTGCTGTGAGGGAACTGCTAAGGGGAAAAGTGCAGTGATTACTGGGGCCCAAACACTCCTGCTTTATGGACTAAACTATGAATGCCATTATGCACTTTTACCTACATATTTTTGCACAACGGGGAGCATCTTCCGTCTTCATCATGCTGCAGACATCTATCAAAGTGTTGCTTTCATATGAAACAAAGGTCAGTCCAGAACGTGTTACATGGAGTTGGCGGTGTctgaaagaaatagtgttgcTTCCTGACTCTCCTCACCTTTGAGGGGGAAAAATCCATGAGGAATAAGACTTCCTGAATGTCAGAGCGAGGAGGTGGGAGAGCACCTGTGACTTTAGAGATGGTGACCTTTCCTCTCGAGTAAACATGAAAGGCAGCGTTGCCGCACAattcgccacacacacacacacacacacacacacacacaacacacacacacacaaacacacacaccgcttaAATTCTGTCTGGAAGCACTGGCGGCCTATGCGGGCTGGTTAAACCACAAGGTCTTGGCCAAAGCCATTCATACTGGAGTGTGACAATCTCTCGACAGCCAGAGTCCCATGGAGTGGGGCGGCAGAAGTAGCTAAATGTGGAGAACTGGGATTTGATACGAGGCCAGATTTGTCCAAGCACTGGGTCATCATCCGCAAACAATGAACATATCACAGCGGGATGACCATCTGCTTGCGAGCTGAGAGGAGATTGCACGCCCCATATAGTAGGATAGTCGGTGGTGTAAGGCAGCGTGTTTTAGCCGTCTACATCGGATTAcatgggcattttttttttccttttttggttAGCTACAAGTCTTGCCATTGGTAATGGATGAAGTGGGGGTGGAAACCTCCACTCTGCTTCTGTTGTATTTGTCTACATATCGACACAGTTCTCATCACTGGCCCCAGCTGCTCTTCAGAAACCCATTGTACGACATCAAAGTGAATTTTTGAAGCAGCTCAGCCTAAATGGATTTCAAAATAGGTTACACAAGTGTCTGCTTTCTAAGCCTGACTCCCAAACAATGAACAGCATGTGTTAATAATGACTTGAATGAAGACAGCTGCTGAATAAGATAAACCGAGTATCAAAGCAGTGTTTTATAGCTCAACATGCAGGTCCGACAAGTATTTTcagaataaataaaatgttcCAAGTGACAGGATATTACCTATTATTATATAACTTTCTCCACATGATTTGAGTTTACTATGAAATATGTCAGCAACTGAAATACTCATGCTGTGTTAAAAACTGAGAAGTTATCTTTTATGTTGTGATGATCAATATAAGGCAATTACCTGAAAAGTGAACTATTAAAGTGTATGTTTTCAGCAAAGCTTTCCAATTGCATACTTTAATTATAATTATAAATACCTATTCATTAGATATAAATGAATATACTCCATAAAACATCTCTAGAAAATgagatattttatttataatatatttataCTTGTACAACACTAAAATAAAATGCATATCTATAATTCCATCGCAATCTTGATGAACATTTAGACAGCATTCCTCAACAAATGCCATCTTTAACCATGGTGTGATGAAATCAGAACTCATATTTGGGGAGAATaaacttttcttttctttactgAAATATTTAGAAACATAAAAAAACGCAACAATTTTGAACAAATGCATCACTTTGAATAAAACGTAGGGAACAGAGATCCTGTCACTTCCCAGGTCTTACAACAGCAACATTTTCTGTGTGCATTCACAACTgcaatactttttttttatctccgcCCTTGCTTTTCCTCTGGGCTGTCAACTGTCCTCTTCGTCTTTCAGTACAAACTTTGCGAGGGAAGGGGGAAGGGGGAACTCTCCAAAGTGTTGCTTAGACACAGTACAGTAAAGTACATACGACAAACATGTGGGCACCAATTCTTTTATATACATTAAATCTGATGGGTTCTGTAAAGGCATCCATTTCTTTGATTTATCCTCAACGTCAtcgttttttttaattcttttgTTCTTTGTCAGTTTTCGCAGCTGTGGCTCAAGCCCGCATTCCGTCTCACAGTCTCTGCCTGCGCGTAGAGGTTCCTGCAGGTTCGCCGTCATGAGCATGATGAAcaaaagacatttttttttctttagcattAATTAAGACATGGTCACCAGGAGCCAGAACAAGGGCAAAAGGACAAGGCTCAGGGTTTCCACTGTAGATCCGTGACCTTTAAGACACTGAGTGTCTGATTTAGGCTTCTTCacacatttctttttctttctggaGGGGGCTGTGGATGGCTCCAGGGTTTCTATCAGCTCAGGCTGTACGTTTCCGAGAGACTGGTCCAGGCCGTTGGATAATGTCCCCAAAGGCCCATCATTCAGGCTCTGCTTGGTGCGGGTGTCGTTTTTTGTTCGCTCCTCTCGAGACTTAGTCTTTGATATGTTTTCCTTGTCCTTCAGGGGATTGTTGGTGATTTGGCGGCTGTTGTAGGACGAGGGGTCAGGGATTGTTTTGCTGGAGATGATGGAGGACTTGTCATAGCCGGTCAGACAACACCTGGGAATGGGTTCCCCCAGCATGTCGTCTGACGAGAAGAACTTTCCAGAATGGCTTTTGGTGCTGAAGATACTGGTTTGGACCTGGGACGTGGAGTCGACACATCCCTCCAAGTCGCCTGTTTTCAGCCTTTTCAGGTCCTTGCCTGCCAGTGTGGCTGGCACGTGGCACTCGAGCTCAGAGCTGGAGCCTTTGAAGCGCTTGAACCACTCCCAAAGGGTTCTGGCACGGCAGTCGCAGATCCATTGGTTGCCATTTAGTCTGAGGTACTGGAGGGAAACCAGGGGGTCCATTGTCTCCCCAGTTAAGACTGTTAAGTTATTAAAGAAGAGGTACAATGTGGTCAGTTTGCTCAAGTGACTGAAGGCTCGCTGCTGTACAAAGGTGATCAAGTTCTGGTGCAGGAGCAGTTGGTCCAGGCTGTTGAGGCCGCGCAGCATGTGGTCCGTCACCACTTTGATCTTGTTGTTGTACAGGAAAAGAATGGTTAGGTTGGCCAGGTCGAGGAAAGTGTCGTCGTGCAGGGCAAGCAGATTGTTGTCCTGGAGGTAAAGCTTCTGCAGGGAGAACAACCCCCTGAACACGCCCACGGGCAGCTGCGACAGGCCGCACCTGTGCAGGTGCAAGGTGTGCAGCTTGGTGAGGCCCTGGAAGGCGGTGGGGCTGATGAGGCGCAGGTTGTTGTTGTCGCTGATGTCCAGCTCCTCGAGCCGCTCCAGACCGAAGAAGGCGCCGGCCTCGACGTGGCTGATGTTGTTctggtagaggaagaggacggTGAGGTTGCGCACCAGGCTGAAGCTGGTCGAGCGCACCACCGTCAGCTTGTTGCTCTGCAGGAAGATGCGCTGGCTCCGCACCGGGATCTCGGCGGGGATGGACAGCAGGCTCTGCTGCTGGCATGCCACGGTGGGACGTGGCTcgctgaagcacacacacttggcCGGGCAGCCCTCCAGCAGTGGCACCAGATTCAGCCACACCGCCAGGACCATGAGCCTACCACCTGGAGACAGAttaggggggagagagagaaaaacacacagcgGTTCAGAGATGGGTCAAATAAAAGTCGGTCAATTTTCTCATGCAATCTATCCATTTTAATAGCTATTAAGTATCCATGAAATTTAAATGCTTATAATCACTGTAGATATAACTAAATTACCAACTTGAATTATTGTGGAGCAATTATGAGCTGATGGTGGATTATGATACATAACACTTCACAGAGACAGTCTTCACCCACAGATAAAACAGAAACCTGCTAATTGACTTTTCAAAATGTGAAAAAGGATTAATCTCTAAGGCCTCAGTTTCATTTATGAAGATTATAAAGAATCCCGAATTTGGGTTTGATCCTTACATGGGCTCTTATACAGCACAAGTGAGGAAACAGAAATCTTTCATTTTGTATGGTTCTTTGTGATTTTGCCACAATTAAAGTCACACAAAGTCACATTTAGCACTGccaaagacaacaaaaacattttccaTTTCCTTCCAGCTATGGATTCTGTCAATTGGAAGGACAGAAATGCCAGTCATCTTGGACACTAACATTAAAAGCATTTTAAGTCATTGGATGTTCACCACTGCACTTTATAATGCATCCAAAATGGCGGTCTGCAATCTGCTCGACATCATAGCACTAAAAGCGGTATCTGTGCCAAGGGACCTATTTCCAGTGCTATACCAGTGAAAGCACGAGGAGTTGAGAAATCGCCCAGAGTCCTCAGAAAGTGATTAACTAAACATGGGGAGGGTGCCTTGCGCAAAACTAGCTGCTGTTAATAGGGTGAACGGAACTAATCTCGTTCCAGCATGGTTGAGGGTTGACATTTAGCCTGCTGCGTCAAGATAAGTGTGGTTGGTCTTTCATGCCTGTGTGGTGCaatgtgtgtctttttttccattcgagaggagagaggaggagagggagatgtgAGATGAGAACCTCCTGGGAGCCCAGCCTGTGTGGGCAAGTGCTTTTTTAGAGTGTTGCATGAGATAAGATGACCCTGCCCTAGCTTTGGACAagacgtgtgagagagagagagaaagagagagagagaaagagagagatagacagacagagagtgagagaaagagaaataaagagagagaaagggaaacagagagagagccctTCTTTGAAGCGTTCGGGTGAAAAGGGAGAAAGGGATCAGACCGTGTTTCTTGACCATAATTGCAACTAATTTCCATGGTCTCGGTGACCTAACATGAGCAAATCATGATATTTATCTCTCTGTCAAGGCCTTGGTGTATTATTCGCTCTGCAGAAGGACCTGCTGACAGGAAACATGTTAGAGCATcacgaaaaaaagaaaaaaaccacAGCAAATATTCAAAGCgagccaacaaaaaaaaaagactcttTTTAGATTTCAAATGACACATCTAAACACACCATATCTCTTGAATATCCCACGCTCCCTTGTTTACTGTACCTCTCAATATGCTCCACCAAAAAGTTACTCAAAGAGCACCgataatgtttttttatttcgcCTTGACTTTCATCAGCCGTCATAGGCCCCCGCGTTTCCTGTCTCCGTCGCTCATTCTGGAGGCTTGTTTAATGGAGCCGGGGTGGTGTATGACAGCACCCCTCTGTTGCACATTCTCTTCCATACCCACTGTCACGCAGCTGGGCTCCTCCGCAGCAGAGCTGTCATATATCCCAGTCATTTCTGCATCACAGCCCTTTTTCCTTtcactattttctttttttcctgttcatgtCCCTTCTTTTTTTATACAGCATGCTTCACGAAACCTGGGATCCAGTGTCTACCTTTCTTCTCccctattttttattttttttcatttaatgtATTTGCCAGCTCCCATAAGCGCAGGCACGGTGTTGGTGCGAGGGGTGCGAGGAGTGGTTTGTTAAGCGCTTCCTGTCTAGCTGTACTTCAAACCTTTGCGCCCACTCCTATTGT includes the following:
- the rtn4r gene encoding reticulon-4 receptor, with translation MTTVLEGGRLMVLAVWLNLVPLLEGCPAKCVCFSEPRPTVACQQQSLLSIPAEIPVRSQRIFLQSNKLTVVRSTSFSLVRNLTVLFLYQNNISHVEAGAFFGLERLEELDISDNNNLRLISPTAFQGLTKLHTLHLHRCGLSQLPVGVFRGLFSLQKLYLQDNNLLALHDDTFLDLANLTILFLYNNKIKVVTDHMLRGLNSLDQLLLHQNLITFVQQRAFSHLSKLTTLYLFFNNLTVLTGETMDPLVSLQYLRLNGNQWICDCRARTLWEWFKRFKGSSSELECHVPATLAGKDLKRLKTGDLEGCVDSTSQVQTSIFSTKSHSGKFFSSDDMLGEPIPRCCLTGYDKSSIISSKTIPDPSSYNSRQITNNPLKDKENISKTKSREERTKNDTRTKQSLNDGPLGTLSNGLDQSLGNVQPELIETLEPSTAPSRKKKKCVKKPKSDTQCLKGHGSTVETLSLVLLPLFWLLVTMS